In Oryza sativa Japonica Group chromosome 2, ASM3414082v1, the following are encoded in one genomic region:
- the LOC4328722 gene encoding receptor kinase-like protein Xa21, whose protein sequence is MSFRSLIRSDPTQALASWGNQSIPMCQWRGVACGLSGRRTGRVVALDLTKLNLVGAISPLLGNLTYLRRLHLHKNRLHGEIPSELGHLRDLRHLNRSYNSIQGPIPATLSTCRGMENIWLYSNKLQGQIPSEFGSLQNLQALVLGENRLTGSIPSFIGSLANLKFLILEENNFTGEIPSDIGRLANLTVLGLGSNQLSGPIPASIGNLSALQFLSVFSNNLVGSIPPMQRLSSLEFFELGKNNIEGSIPTWLGNLSSLLTVKLGGNRLDGNIPESLGKLKLLTSLDLSSNNLVGPVPDTIGNLYSIKQFHVENNELEGSLPSSIFNLSSLEELNLQTNNLNGTIPLDLGNRLPKLQLFLISENQFHGSIPPSLCNISTLRWIQTVNNSLSGTIPQCIGINQKSLYSVTFAVNQFETSNKYGWSFMSSLTNCSNLRLLDVGDNKLTGELPNSIGNLSTRLEYFVTNYNSMTGKIPEGLGNLVSLKFIEMNNNFYEGTIPDSLGKLKNLNRLYLTNNNLSGSIPSSIGNLRMLTLLSVAGNALSGEIPPSLSNCPLEQLKLSYNNLTGLIPKELFAISVLSTSLILDHNFITGPLPSEVGNLTNLALLDFSSNLISGEIPSSIGECQSLQYLNTSGNLLQGQIPPSLDQPKGLLLLDLSHNNLSGSIPKFLGTMTGLASLNLSFNNFEGDVPKDGIFSNATPALIEGNNGLCNGIPQLKLPPCSHQTTKHKKQTWKIAMAISICSTVLFMAVVATSFVFHKRAKKTNANRQTSLIKEQHMRVSYTELAEATKGFTSENLIGAGSFGSVYKGRMKINDQQVAVAVKVFNLKQRGSSKSFAAECETLRCVRHRNLVKVLTVCSSIDFQGRDFKAIVYKFLPNRNLDQWLHQNIMEDGEHKALDLITRLEIAIDVASSLEYLHQYKASPIIHCDLKPSNVLLDDEMVAHVGDFGLARFLHQDPEQSSGWASMRGTTGYAAPEYGLGNEVSIHGDVYSYGILLLEMFSGKRPTDSEFGESLGLHNYVNMALPDRTASVIDLSLLEETVDGEAKTSKSNQTREMRIACITSILHVGVSCSVETPTDRMPIGDALKELQRIRDKFHRELQGAGATNHQDIQIC, encoded by the exons ATGTCATTCAGGTCGCTCATAAGGAGTGACCCAACCCAGGCACTCGCATCCTGGGGCAACCAATCCATCCCGATGTGCCAATGGCGTGGTGTGGCGTGTGGGCTGAGTGGACGCCGCACAGGCCGTGTGGTGGCGCTGGACCTCACCAAGCTCAACCTTGTAGGCGCCATCTCACCTTTGCTCGGCAACCTCACATACCTGAGGCGGCTCCATCTCCACAAGAATCGCCTCCATGGCGAGATACCGTCGGAGCTCGGCCATCTCCGAGACCTGAGACACCTCAACCGCAGCTACAACTCCATCCAAGGGCCGATCCCAGCGACGCTTTCAACCTGCAGAGGAATGGAGAACATTTGGCTCTACAGCAACAAGCTGCAGGGCCAAATACCAAGTGAGTTTGGATCCCTGCAAAATCTTCAGGCACTTGTTCttggggaaaatagacttaCTGGAAGCATCCCTTCATTCATTGGAAGCCTCGCGAATCTGAAATTTCTAATCCTAGAAGAAAACAACTTTACAGGAGAAATTCCATCAGACATAGGCAGACTGGCCAATCTCACTGTTCTAGGACTAGGTTCTAATCAACTCTCAGGACCAATTCCTGCCTCAATAGGAAATCTCTCGGCACTACAATTTCTTAGTGTCTTCTCTAATAACCTGGTAGGAAGCATCCCACCGATGCAACGCTTGTCCTCTCTCGAATTCTTTGAACTAGGGAAGAACAATATCGAAGGAAGCATCCCAACTTGGCTGGGAAACCTCTCATCATTACTTACTGTGAAACTTGGAGGCAATAGACTAGATGGGAACATCCCTGAATCACTGGGGAAACTGAAGTTGCTTACATCTCTTGATCTATCAAGTAATAATCTAGTGGGCCCAGTACCTGATACTATTGGAAACCTATATTCCATTAAGCAGTTTCATGTAGAAAATAATGAGCTAGAAGGTTCTTTACCTTCTTCAATATTCAATCTTTCCTCTCTTGAAGAACTCAACTTACAAACCAACAACCTAAATGGGACCATTCCACTTGACTTAGGCAACCGCCTGCCAAAGCTCCAGTTATTCCTAATATCTGAAAACCAGTTTCATGGCTCAATTCCACCCTCCCTGTGCAATATTTCTACGCTTAGATGGATCCAAACAGTAAACAATTCTTTGTCAGGAACCATCCCCCAATGCATAGGAATCAACCAAAAGAGCTTATATTCCGTAACTTTTGCAGTGAATCAGTTTGAAACGAGTAATAAATATGGTTGGAGCTTCATGTCTAGTTTAACTAACTGCAGCAATTTGCGACTACTTGATGTGGGTGACAACAAGCTTACAGGTGAGCTACCAAATTCAATTGGCAATCTTTCCACACGTCTTGAGTATTTTGTCACCAACTACAACAGTATGACTGGCAAAATACCTGAAGGGCTAGGGAATCTGGTCAGCTTGAAGTTCATCGAGATGAACAATAACTTCTACGAGGGCACAATACCAGACTCTCTTGGCAAACTCAAGAACCTGAATAGACTATATCTCACTAACAACAACCTTTCAGGATCCATTCCATCAAGTATCGGCAACCTTCGTATGCTAACATTATTATCTGTTGCAGGCAATGCACTTAGTGGAGAAATACCCCCCAGTCTCAGCAATTGCCCTTTGGAACAGTTGAAACTCTCATACAATAATCTTACTGGGTTGATTCCAAAAGAACTTTTCGCCATCTCTGTCTTGTCTACTTCTTTGATTTTGGATCATAATTTTATAACTGGGCCTCTGCCCTCTGAAGTGGGTAATCTAACAAACCTTGCATTACTTGATTTCTCTAGCAATTTGATTTCTGGAGAGATCCCGTCCTCCATTGGTGAGTGCCAGAGTCTACAATATCTCAATACATCTGGAAACTTACTCCAAGGGCAAATTCCACCATCACTAGATCAACCAAAGGGCCTCCTGTTGCTTGATCTTTCTCATAATAATTTATCCGGAAGCATCCCTAAGTTCCTTGGGACCATGACAGGGCTTGCTAGTTTGAATCTTTCATTCAACAACTTTGAGGGTGATGTCCCAAAAGATGGAATCTTTAGCAATGCGACTCCTGCTTTAATTGAGGGAAATAATGGCCTATGTAATGGAATCCCTCAACTGAAGTTGCCACCCTGCTCTCATCAGACAACAAAACACAAGAAGCAAACATGGAAAATTGCCATGGCAATTTCTATATGCAGCACAGTTCTATTTATGGCAGTAGTAGCCACATCTTTCGTGTTCCACAAACGGGCCAAGAAGACAAATGCAAACCGACAAACATCACTTATTAAAGAGCAGCATATGAGAGTTTCTTACACTGAATTGGCTGAAGCAACAAAAGGTTTTACTTCTGAGAACCTCATTGGAGCAGGGAGCTTCGGCTCTGTGTACAAGGGAAGAATGAAAATCAATGACCAACAAGTAGCTGTTGCTGTGAAAGTGTTCAACCTCAAGCAGCGTGGTTCATCTAAGAGTTTTGCAGCAGAATGTGAGACTTTAAGATGTGTTCGACATCGGAACCTTGTAAAGGTACTGACCGTATGCTCAAGTATCGATTTTCAGGGCCGTGATTTCAAGGCCATTGTATACAAGTTCCTACCGAATAGAAATTTAGATCAATGGCTACACCAAAATATCATGGAAGATGGTGAACACAAGGCATTAGATCTCATCACGCGACTAGAAATCGCAATTGATGTGGCATCCTCACTTGAATATCTTCACCAATATAAGGCATCGCCAATCATTCACTGTGATCTTAAGCCAAGCAATGTTCTCCTCGACGATGAGATGGTTGCACATGTTGGTGATTTTGGCCTTGCAAGATTTCTTCACCAGGACCCAGAGCAATCAAGTGGTTGGGCATCAATGAGAGGCACAACTGGTTATGCTGCTCCAG AGTATGGACTGGGCAACGAAGTCTCAATCCATGGCGATGTATATAGCTATGGTATATTGTTGCTGGAGATGTTTAGCGGGAAGAGACCAACAGACAGCGAATTTGGAGAATCCCTTGGCCTCCATAATTATGTCAATATGGCATTGCCAGACAGGACGGCTAGTGTCATAGACCTTAGCTTACTAGAAGAGACAGTGGATGGCGAAGCAAAGACATCAAAATCTAACCAGACAAGAGAAATGAGAATTGCTTGCATTACCTCAATTCTGCATGTTGGAGTTTCCTGTTCAGTGGAGACACCAACAGATCGCATGCCAATCGGAGATGCCCTGAAAGAGCTGCAGAGAATAAGAGACAAGTTCCACAGGGAGTTGCAAGGAGCAGGAGCGACAAACCATCAAGACATTCAAATCTGTTGA
- the LOC4328724 gene encoding receptor kinase-like protein Xa21, whose protein sequence is MQFAHRSYVTVTPMALAGKRLLLAAVWPLAWLAAAAAAAAVDVDDGLALTAFMARMSTGSGSPPPPTWGNRSVPVCRWRGVACGARGRRRGRVVALELPGLGLRGTVPPDLGNLTYLRRLHLAGNRLHGVLPPELGGLAELRHLNLSDNAFQGQIPASLANCTGLEILALYNNRFHGEIPPELCSLRGLRVLSLGMNTLTGSIPSEIGNLANLMTLNLQFSNLTGGIPEEIGDLAGLVGLGLGSNQLAGSIPASLGNLSALKYLSIPSAKLTGSIPSLQNLSSLLVLELGENNLEGTVPAWLGNLSSLVFVSLQQNRLSGHIPESLGRLQMLTSLDLSQNNLISGSIPDSLGNLGALSSLRLDYNKLEGSFPPSLLNLSSLDDLGLQSNRLSGALPPDIGNKLPNLQRFVVDINQFHGTIPPSLCNATMLQVLQTVYNFLSGRIPQCLGIQQKSLSVVALSKNQLEATNDADWVFLSSLANCSNLNALDLGYNKLQGELPSSIGNLSSHLSYLIIANNNIEGKIPEGIGNLINLKLLYMDINRLEGIIPASLGKLKMLNKLSIPYNNLSGSIPPTLGNLTGLNLLQLQGNALNGSIPSNLSSCPLELLDLSYNSLTGLIPKQLFLISTLSSNMFLGHNFLSGALPAEMGNLKNLGEFDFSSNNISGEIPTSIGECKSLQQLNISGNSLQGIIPSSLGQLKGLLVLDLSDNNLSGGIPAFLGGMRGLSILNLSYNKFEGEVPRDGVFLNATATFLAGNDDLCGGIPEMKLPPCFNQTTKKASRKLIIIISICRIMPLITLIFMLFAFYYRNKKAKPNPQISLISEQYTRVSYAELVNATNGFASDNLIGAGSFGSVYKGRMTNNDQQVVAVKVLNLTQRGASQSFMAECETLRCVRHRNLVKILTVCSSIDFQGNEFKAIVYEYLPNGNLDQWLHPNIMGQSEHKALDLTARLRIAIDVASSLEYLHQYKPSPIIHCDLKPSNVLLDSDMVAHVSDFGLARFLHQESEKSSGWASMRGTVGYAAPEYGIGNEVSIQGDVYSYGILLLEMFTRKRPTDDEFGEAVGLRKYVQMALPDNAANVLDQQLLPETEDGGAIKSNSYNGKDLRITCVTSVMRIGISCSEEAPTDRVQIGDALKELQAIRDKFEKHVSNEGTSSQ, encoded by the exons ATGCAGTTTGCACACCGTTCTTACGTGACAGTGACACCAATGGCACTCGCCGGCAAGCGTCTCTTGCTCGCCGCGGTATGGCCACTGGCGTGGctagcagcagccgccgccgcggcggcggtcgacgtcgacgacggccTCGCGCTGACGGCGTTCATGGCGCGCATGTCGACGGGCagtggctcgccgccgccgccgacgtgggGGAACCGGTCCGTCCCCGTGTGCCGGtggcgcggcgtggcgtgcgGCGCGAgaggccggcgccgcggccgcgtcgtGGCGCTGGAGCTGCCGGGGCTTGGCCTCCGTGGCACGGTGCCACCGGACCTCGGCAACCTCACATACCTGAGGCGGCTCCACCTCGCCGGCAACCGGCTGCACGGCGTCCTcccgccggagctcggcggcctcGCTGAGCTCAGACACCTCAACCTCAGTGACAACGCCTTCCAGGGGCAGATCCCGGCGTCGCTCGCCAACTGCACCGGCCTCGAGATCCTCGCTCTGTACAACAACAGGTTCCACGGCGAGATACCGCCGGAGCTCTGCTCGTTGCGCGGCCTCAGGGTACTCAGCCTTGGCATGAACACCCTCACCGGAAGCATCCCATCAGAGATTGGAAACCTTGCAAACCTCATGACTCTGAACCTGCAATTCAGCAACCTCACTGGGGGAATCCCAGAGGAGATAGGTGATCTTGCTGGCCTTGTTGGACTAGGTCTTGGTTCTAATCAGCTGGCAGGCTCCATTCCTGCCTCACTTGGAAACCTTTCAGCACTCAAGTACCTTAGCATCCCTTCTGCAAAGTTGACAGGGAGCATACCATCGCTGCAAAACCTTTCATCACTTCTTGTCCTTGAATTGGGAGAGAACAATCTCGAAGGAACTGTGCCTGCATGGTTGGGGAACCTCTCATCTCTAGTGTTTGTTAGTCTCCAGCAAAATCGGCTCTCAGGACACATCCCTGAATCATTAGGTAGACTTCAGATGCTTACTAGCCTTGATCTTTCACAAAATAATCTTATTTCAGGCTCCATACCAGATTCTCTTGGAAACCTTGGTGCCTTGAGTAGCCTTCGtctggattataataaactAGAAGGTTCGTTTCCTCCTTCACTGCTCAACCTTTCCTCCCTTGATGATCTTGGTTTACAAAGCAATCGCCTCAGCGGGGCTCTTCCACCTGATATTGGCAATAAGCTTCCGAATCTACAAAGGTTTGTTGTAGACATCAATCAATTTCATGGAACAATCCCACCATCCTTGTGTAATGCCACCATGCTTCAAGTTCTGCAAACAGTATACAACTTTTTGTCAGGAAGAATTCCTCAGTGTCTTGGAATTCAACAGAAGAGCTTATCAGTTGTGGCCCTTTCAAAAAATCAGCTTGAAGCAACAAATGATGCTGATTGGGTTTTCTTATCCAGCTTGGCGAATTGCAGCAATTTGAATGCATTAGATTTGGGTTACAACAAGCTTCAAGGTGAGCTACCGAGTTCAATTGGGAATCTTTCTTCGCATTTGAGCTATCTTATCATAGCGAACAACAATATAGAAGGAAAAATACCTGAAGGAATAGGGAACTTGATCAACTTAAAATTGCTCTATATGGATATTAACCGTTTAGAGGGAATTATTCCAGCTTCTCTTGGCAAACTCAAGATGCtgaataaattatctatacCATATAATAACCTGTCTGGATCCATTCCACCAACTCTTGGCAATCTTACAGGACTAAATCTACTACAACTCCAAGGAAATGCACTCAATGGGTCCATTCCTTCCAATCTTAGCAGTTGTCCTCTAGAACTATTGGATCTTTCATATAACAGCCTCACTGGCTTGATACCTAAACAACTTTTTCTCATTTCTACTTTGTCCAGTAACATGTTTTTGGGACATAATTTTTTATCGGGGGCTTTACCAGCTGAAATGGGTAATCTAAAAAATCTTGGAGAGTTTGATTtttcttcaaacaacatttctGGAGAGATTCCTACATCTATTGGTGAATGTAAGAGCTTGCAGCAGCTCAATATATCTGGAAATTCCCTCCAAGGGATAATTCCATCGTCGCTTGGGCAACTAAAGGGCCTCCTGGTGCTTGACCTTTCTGACAATAATTTATCTGGAGGCATCCCTGCATTTCTTGGGGGCATGAGAGGTCTATCTATTTTGAACCTCTCATACAACAAATTTGAAGGTGAAGTTCCCAGAGATGGCGTTTTTCTAAATGCAACAGCTACCTTCCTCGCTGGAAATGATGACCTGTGTGGCGGTATCCCAGAGATGAAATTGCCACCCTGCTTCAACCAAACCACCAAGAAGGCATCCAGGAAACTTATCATCATAATCTCCATATGCAGAATAATGCCATTAATCACATTAATATTTATGCTGTTTGCATTCTACTATAGGAACAAGAAGGCAAAACCAAACCCACAAATATCACTCATTAGTGAGCAATATACGAGGGTTTCTTATGCTGAATTAGTCAATGCAACAAATGGTTTTGCCTCTGATAACCTCATAGGAGCAGGAAGCTTTGGCTCGGTCTATAAGGGAAGAATGACAAACAATGACCAACAAGTAGTTGCTGTGAAGGTGCTCAACCTCACACAACGTGGTGCATCTCAAAGTTTCATGGCAGAATGTGAGACACTGAGATGTGTTCGACACCGGAACCTTGTGAAGATATTGACTGTATGCTCGAGTATTGATTTTCAGGGCAATGAGTTCAAGGCCAttgtatatgagtacctaccaAATGGAAATTTAGACCAATGGCTACACCCTAATATCATGGGACAAAGTGAACACAAGGCATTAGATCTCACTGCAAGACTACGCATTGCAATCGATGTGGCATCTTCACTTGAATATCTTCACCAATATAAGCCATCGCCAATCATTCACTGTGATCTTAAGCCAAGCAATGTTCTCCTCGACAGTGACATGGTTGCTCATGTTAGCGATTTCGGGCTTGCAAGGTTTCTGCATCAGGAGTCGGAGAAATCAAGTGGTTGGGCATCAATGAGAGGAACAGTCGGTTATGCTGCACCAG AGTATGGAATTGGCAATGAAGTCTCAATTCAAGGTGATGTCTATAGCTATGGCATACTGTTGCTAGAGATGTTCACCAGAAAAAGACCCACAGACGATGAATTCGGGGAAGCGGTTGGGCTTCGCAAGTATGTCCAAATGGCATTGCCAGACAATGCGGCTAATGTTCTGGATCAACAGTTACTACCAGAGACAGAAGATGGCGGAGCAATCAAGTCAAACTCTTACAACGGCAAGGATCTAAGAATTACTTGTGTCACTTCGGTTATGCGCATTGGAATCTCCTGCTCAGAGGAGGCACCAACGGACCGCGTGCAAATCGGAGACGCTCTGAAGGAGTTGCAAGCAATAAGAGACAAGTTTGAGAAACATGTGTCCAATGAAGGAACATCAAGCCAATGA